tgaaatcaaggtgttggcccgGGCTGTGGTTCTTGGTTCTCACAGGGCCCTCTTCCAAGCTCACAGGTTGCAgtcagaattcatttccttgtagGTGTAGAACTGAGGTCCTCCTCTCCCTTTTAGCTGTCAGCTGATGGTCACTCTCAGAAACTCCAGGCTGCCTGTGGTTCCTGGCCACGTGGCCCCCACAGGCAGTTCACGATATGGATATCTGCTTTCTTCCAGCCCTGCAATGACTTCTAGTGCACTGAATCCCCTTCTGCTTCTGATCTCTGACCTCTCCCATCTCTGACCTCTAGACCAAGACTTAACGGGTTCACGTGATGAGCCCATTTGGATCATTTCCATATCTTAAGGTCAACTCAGCTGGGATCTTAATTTCATCTGCAGATTTCCTTTACAGCAGCACCTAGAATGATGTATGAATAACTCGGAGAAGGTATGTGTACACCAAGGGTCTGGACCATCTTGAGTCCTGCCTAGCACATTCCTGCAGCACATGCAAGCTCAGTCACAGGACCCAGTAGTGATTTTTAGTGGCACTGCGGCATTTAACATTTGCCCTTTTGGCTATTTCTCTAcattccatttacatttgaatGACAAGTTGCTGAATATCTCAAAGGCCAAGGGACCTGCCTTTAGAAGAGTGACTTATTTTCTCCCCAAGCTCTTAGGATACCTCTGAATGATGTGTAAtcacaggtctttcacctctgaCTCTGCGCCCCTAACACCTATATAATCATTGGGTCAAGGCTAGGATTTAtctgtcatttaaaaagaaaaaaagcttttcaACTCAAAATTGCTTACTATTCCTGACTTCAAGATTTGAGAAGTGTCAGTTTGATCCATGCAGCCCTGGCAATAAATCAGTTGAGGCCATGCCTGGGTTGAGGGGGTACTTGAACATATGTTTGCCCTGAACATATATTTAATCTAGGAGCAATATATTTTGTTGTCAAATCAAATGGCTTCATTCAAGAGGCTCCTAATTCAGACAAAGCCAGGCTGAGAAACCGTAATAAAAGGAGCCAGGAGCAAATGCTAAGCCGAGGGTGGAGGTCAAGTACAAATCATGGCTGAGATGCTTCACCTCTAGGGCCAACAGAAACAGACGTCTCTGCAATTGGTTTCAGCCAGGTGAAAGTCAACTTTTTACACTGATCTGCATTGGGAACACTCCAGTGCTGCCAGCAACAGCTGTCTCCGCAATCGGCCTAGGGAAAAAGAGACTTCTCACCTCTTCCTAAACACACAGCAAGATCCTGAGGATCAGTCTATATATGGGACCTTTAATATGTTCAGACATATTGTTAGCTAGTCACAAGATTCCAGACCAGTCAATGcaatacacaaaaggaaaaagagagggtgTAATGATTTCTTGATCATCTTGAGATACCCAAGTTTATGCTCACTATGTAAAAGTTGAGCTAATAGGTATCCCGGACACCATGAAAAACATCAGTGTTCAAATGTATGCTCACATTTTGGTTTGTTTCAAGGAAAACTGTAAGTGCATTTTAAATTACCCACTTTTGtacattcttctttccttctttgctaATTATGAGCCTTTATAAACACTCATTTGCATATGGTAGAGATTCTAAAGCCCATAAATCACATTTAAGCTGGTGTTCTTACATTACTGAGTAATAATTCATTGATTCTTGAGCTTGTTTATCCTGTTCACCCCACTTCATCCCCCTAAAAGGGAAGACAATAAGGGCACTAAGTGTACGTCTTGAATCGCAGGACTAAGAGGATGTCTTTCTCCTCTGAAGATCAGACTCATCTCTAAAACAAATATCTCTAACTTAGCACTGGCAGAAATCAAAGCAAAGTTTGGAATAcagttcaaaagaaaaaaacaacgtGTAAGTAACCTattttggggggggcggggcgagggggtTATTCCTGCTTAACTACCTACAGACTTGATAGAAAAATACTCTGCTCACACCTAGCTACATGGCCCCAAGTTGGGAAGAACCAAACATACTTTGGCACTGTATCTGGTGAACAGGCaagtttatttggaaaaagcTCTCATTTGCTTACAGATTCATAGTAGAACAAAATCTGAGAAAGATGTTAAAATAGTATAACACTTAAAGTTCAAGAGTTACTCTACTTACTCAGTAAGTCAAGCCAAGACCAACAAGTTAGTCCTACGAACTTTTGGTTTAACCTAAGAAAATGTTCAGACTCCAGCCAACTATCAATAGAATGGCTTGCCTTTTAAAGTAGGAAGTAACTTATCTTCATTGATATTTTAAGGGATCTGTGATCACGCATCACGGGCCCTCAACGAGGCACCTTGCTTTGGATCCTCCATGGTCCCTTCCAATTTCAAACTTCTATATTCGTTAACATTATATAACTGAATTGtacatttcacataaataatACCTTGTTGTCTACTTTACGTTGAAATGTCTTCCTTCTCAATTgcatagatatataaatatacatcaCTACCCATCCCAGGAACTCTAGTGTAGACAATGCAAATCTTACTTGTTATTTGTAAGGCTTAACAGACTTAGGCACTTCTACTTAATACTAGAAAAAGTAACAGTCCTAAAGGTGCCTGCTGAACATATCATTCAAAATTCACACAGTGATTGGCAGCTGAATTTCAGAGTATCTTTCTGCTCTTAAAAACAGCTACATATAACTTTATAGAGAAGCCATGGtgtatcagaaagaaaaaagaactggaaGGAAGTACAGATTTCTCTTAGAAATGAACTAATTTTAAGTTCTTATCTTAAAAACATCTTCATCATAGACAAATTTCCAGTGCTTGTGGAAAAAGAACCAacttttttaattacaaaaggtTGTAAATTTCTCCCAAATATTTTGGCACTTAAATTTTTTCTTGTACGCTGATTTTCATGATTATCTAATTGTTTCATAAAGGTAATTCTTGCCTCTTTGGAACCATCCTAGTTCTGAAAGACTGGAACAAGCACAACTCAGCAAGAACAagtcccagctccatcactgaCCCTTTGAATGACCCTGGGCAAATCACTAGGCCTCTTTTTTAAGGTTCACTTACCACAAATAAAATAACCACCTCCAAGTAGCTGTGAAACTCTCAGAAGGCGATGGATTTGACAACGCCTTGGGAAGTATGAGCAGTACACCAAGTTTTATGTAGTCCTGCATATCGCATGATGCCTATCCAGGGTTAGGTTGATAATAGGTGTTGACCTAATCACAGGAGAAGTAAAAAGAACTATTTAAAACAACAGTTTAGTTCATTTTCCCACTTGGTTTATCATTTCTTCTGGTTTTtcgtgtttggttttttttaattatatcctCCTACCCCACATAAGACACAGAACCTGCTTTGTTCTCTGAGGGATTTATTGATCCCTGTGGAGCCTGAGAAGACAGCTACAAACCCTCATGGCCAAAGAATGACAACTCATGTTTGTCTTTTCAATCTTGTAGGATCCACAGCACTGAAGTCTATCAACGTCGATATATCTGTCCAGAATGTCCATAAGCCCCATGCTTGCTCTGTGTGTCACGCGGACAGGGACAGACGATGACAAATTCACTGGTGGTACTTTCAAGCAGCACGGATAGCCTTCCCCTTGGGGTCTGACAGGATGATCACACCCCAACAAGCAATGCCTAGGAAAAAAACAACAGTACCTTGCATGTACGTTGCACTTTAGTTTACCGGGTGCTTTGGTATATgccatctcatttaaccctcacaactcTCCTAGAAGATACATTACCAATAAAGTCAGGCTACACAATGAAGTTGGTACGATGGACAGAATATCCCAAGGGTGGTCCCATAAGCTTAGTACCACATAGCTTAACTGTTTAGTAGGCTATCTCAcctaggtttgtctaagtacaTCTTATGGTGTTcatacaatgacaaaatcacctaacagtGCATTTCTCGGATggtatccccactgttaagcaaccCATGACCTATATCTATAGAAGAGTGAAGCTCAGAAGCTGTGACCTGTATCTGTACAAGCTGTGAagttcagaaaaaggaaaaaaaaagtggaggaaaaagaATCCTATTACCTTCCCAAGCAAGAAAGGGACTTAAAGGGAAGTGATGTGGGCAATCTAATTAAGAAGATAAGAGACCTAAAACTTAAAACTCTATTCACTCAGTTGATCTGAAGAGCTAAAGGAATGACTACATTTTACTGGAAGATATCTTGACACTCCCTCACCACCGTTACAGATAAGGGTGTGGGCCACACTACCCAGTGGTACACCTAGCATGTGGGCTTTGAACCCACATCTACCATCTGACTTCAAAGGACAGCTTCTTAAACCAACGTTAAGCGCCCTCCCGCAGGCTTTCTCCAGGATCTGGAgaaaaagcatgggctttggtgCCAGATAAACCTGAGATAAAAAGCCAGCTGTGTCACACTCGGTGTCGGACCTTGAACACGAATACTTCTTACTTCTATGCCTTAGTTTGTTCAGCAGTAAAATGATACTACTATAATCATACCTATAACTAACAGCTActggtaaaatttaaaagactgaggCTAATAAAGGTTCTCAAGAAACAGTGcgagatttttaaaagagaaagcgTCCCAACCTCCTCTCCCCGCCCCTGCATCTCGTTTGGGGTGCCTCCCGCCACGTGACCAACCAGAGCGCCCCGCTTCCCCCTCTGCCCCCGCCGCCCAAGGACTGTGCCCCAACTCTCACTGATGCCGATGACCATCTGCGTGATAGTCCCTGGACCCGGGGGGTATCCCAGCTTCATGGGCTTCCGCGCCACCCAGTACACATACCCGCCCGCCCCTATCAGCCCCGACCCGGAGAGTACGCGACAGCTCCAGCAATTATTAAATACGGGGGCTTGTTCTGGAGAAGTCGGCGCTCCGGGTGCAGCGAGGGGCGCGGGCTCGGCGGGGGAGGAGACCTCGGGAGGTGCAGCGACCTTGACCGGCTCAAAAAGCTTAGACCCGAAAGAACCCATGTTCGGGAACTCGGCTTCCCCCGTAAGAGTTTTGGGATTGAGCTGACGTAAAACACGCGGCAGGAAAGCAGAGCGCCGGCGCACTGCGCCGGAAGCAGCCTAAGGGccgctgggaaatgtagttccggCCTGCCTCGGAAGGGGAAAAGGTGAACCTGTAGTGGTGGATGTTTGTGGCGCTGAAGTTGGCCGTGCCAGGTACCAAGTTTTTCCCCCAGTCCCTTTAAGAATTCTGATTTAGTCCACTCCTAAATGTCCCAGCTCTCAATCTCCTTGGAGGAGAAGCCTGGGTTTGTAAATTTCCTGGGCAGCACATAAGATAAGACCTTGGGCATGCCACTTAGCCTGTCTGGAGATGTCTGACACAAAAGAATTAAGTTTTCTATGTGCTTAATTGTATGCTAGACACTTTGCTAAGCAATTAGCTGCGTTATGCCGTGTAATCTTCCCAACCCAATGGCATATCAGTTTCCCAGTATATGACAAAACTGGTCAAGTGACATAGCCATAGTTGAAACTAATGTCTGTGTGAATTCAGATTCAAATTTCTTAAATGCCACCTGTAGGTATAGTGAAGGGACTACCCAAATATAATGAAGGTATTAAAAATCACTTTGAATTATCTGgataaatacttttaatttctctttagttttttttaacGTCATGATCTCAATTTTGTTATACTCAAGGTATTATTTCTACTTTGAGAGCTCTGGAGAAAATTCAACTCAAAAACAGGCTAATGGATTTGAGGAGTTAATATAGGCTCTGTTCTTGCAGATCTAAATTCTTATCATCAAGAATGGACTTTTAATTCTGATTGCTTCTTTGCAATTCAACTTCTATAGAGTCCACTCCAGAGTCGTTTCACCTTTCTTTACCTTTGGGTAGAGTTGGGTATATATTTCTTGTTCTGGGTTGTTCTCAGAGGATTACTagtaagaaagaaagacatttagAGTTCAGAGGTTGTTTCTGTTAGAGTACATGGGCGAAGACAGGGTTAAATTCAGGTTTGAACTTTTCTCCTTTAGAATGGCTTAAAAAGTTAacatgataaaaaagaaattcactaCATATTCCACTGTGTAAAACGGGATATGATTTTGGgaaggctaaaaaaaaaagataaaaataaagatatcgataaataggaaaaaggaaattaaaccaTTTTCACTTAGATTGGCAGAGATCAAAAATTCAATAATTCACTCTTTTGAGGAATAGGGTGGGGAAACAAGTCTTCTCATACTTGTTGGTGAGAGTGTAGATCGGTACAACTTCTGTGAAGGGCAATTCGGTAACGTCCATCAAGTTTACCAGGTGCTTTAGTACATGCCGTCTTATTTAACTCTCACAATCCTCCTGGAAGATATATTAccattacagtcatgtgctgcataacaaagtcagtcaatgatggacctcATATCTGATGGTGGTACCATAAGACTAGtaccacatggcctaggtgtgtagtaggctatcccatctaggtttgtgtaagtacactctatgatttTCACACAATGATGAAGTCACCTAACCATGAATTTCTCAGGacatatccccgttgttaagcaaGGCATGATTGTCTATCTGTTTTATAAAAGAGTAAAgctcagaaaataaaggaataggagaaaataaagtaGTGAGAATACTGGGTTGGCCTGCTGCTTAATTTCAAAGACCCTCTCCATTTTGTTACACACatatctctctctccatgtgttgTATACATGTATAGAAATGTTGAACATGTATATACaagcatatatgtgtatatacgtgtgtgtTGTATACATGTGTAGAAAGTATCTCCATATGTTGGGAAATTTGAGTTCTATAGCTGGCTCTGTCACTATGAGTCAGCCATGTGATGTAGAAAGTGTTATTTATTCTCTCTGGCCTGTAGTTACCTCACATTTAAGATAAGATTTGAAATAGGTGATATCTAACATTGTTACCTAACTTGAAAATTCTAGTATTTATTAGGACTCTCTCTTCAgatggcattgtgctaagtgccgTACCAAATGAATTCAATAGTATTTCACTTAGAAATTAGTTTATGGCTGCTTCTTCTCAGTATGCCTGATGCAACATTGTATAATGCATGtgatttctccttatttatgtgaaaaaaaaatcatttggctATGGTCACCAAACATTTTGACTACATGCTTCTGTGGATAAAAAATATTGAGCAAACAACAGGCATTTATGCATGCCGatctattatttataaattatatatgaatGTACTACTTTATACATTATAAGGATAAGATGAAATAATAGAAGTAGAAATTTCAATATTTTCCCTCATGCCAATATACAGGCTTGTGCATCTCCATGGATACTATGGTTATTTGATATTTATTCACTCATATTTTATCTAAAAGCTTACCTTCTTATTGTGCTTATTACATTTAAGTATCCCAGGAGAGGACATCTTTAATTCTCCAAACAGATATTATTAAAATGGTGCATAACACATTTTCTGAACAACAGGCAAGATTTGCTTTCAACCactgttgttttttaaagtacCTTCCAAAAGTTTGAGTTTGGTCTCTTCTGATTCCTCAAATGAATGATTTCA
The window above is part of the Equus caballus isolate H_3958 breed thoroughbred chromosome 23, TB-T2T, whole genome shotgun sequence genome. Proteins encoded here:
- the DMAC1 gene encoding distal membrane-arm assembly complex protein 1, which encodes MGSFGSKLFEPVKVAAPPEVSSPAEPAPLAAPGAPTSPEQAPVFNNCWSCRVLSGSGLIGAGGYVYWVARKPMKLGYPPGPGTITQMVIGISIACWGVIILSDPKGKAIRAA